CTTTTGGAAAAAACAGAACCATTATTCTATGTGAATCGTCTAACTATAGAAAAAGAGGAGGATATGAATGCATGTGAAAAAGAAAATTGAGGAGTCATCCTTTTGTGAGGCCAATAACATCACTAAAGAAAATCAACTCGAAACTATTATGGTACAACGGGCGTATGATAATGCCCAGTAGACTCTAAAACGACCGGAGGTCGAATTCCTGTAACGTTTTCTATCTCTCTAAGATATTGGTGTAAGCTCTCTAGTCCTTCAATGGTATGTGCTACTTTAAAACTTCTTTTATAAGGCTTCTTTTTATCCAAGAACGCTTGAACCTGACTTTCACCTTTAGCTACATCCAGACCAACCACTGGATTCATTTTTTATCTCCTCCAAAAACATAATATTGCCGGTAACCCCTAATCACTCTTGCAGTATCATAGCTTCGCTTGTTATACGAGATCTTGGTCCCAACCAGCCAAATCATGTTTAAGCAAGTAGGGGGCGAACTGTTTAGTTGACGGGGTCCAAGCCCCACGGGCAGGAACGTTCTACCCCGGCTACCGTTATCATATATCGATATAAAAATTGTTCAACCAGAAATAACTGGCTGACCTTTATAATACGAACGGGGCAGGATAGTTGCATAAGAGGTATTTTCAAATCGGTAAAAATATTACTTTATAGATAATTAAGTAGTTTAGTTTTGTTTTAGAAATGCAGTACCCTCTTGTGATGGGAGGTTATTAAAGTTGTCTACTTTAAACAATATTTTAGGAATAAAGCTATTTATTTTCGGAAAAAGAATCATATATCTTAGTACCAATTCATAAAAAATTAAAATTTAATTCATCTAAGTGTATACATCTAATATCACTCATTCGTTGTATAAGTATAGGGAGGACAAAAGATGAAAAAAGAAAATGTATTAACCTCCTTTCTTATCAATTTAGGAGAGGAAGTGTTCAAGCTATTACTAGCGAGAGGAGCAAAAAAAGAAGATGCAGAAGATATAATTCAAAACACCTACTACAAAATTTACACGCTATTGGATAAATTAACAGAGAGCAATATACGTCCTTGGTTTTTTAGAGTATCACTTAATCAATATATTGATTTGAAAAGGAAAAAGGAGCAGCAGAACATTTACTTAACTGAGGAAATTTATTCAAAGCTATCACATATCGATTGCGATTTTGATACGGTTTTAAATAAAGATGAGATTTTTTATTTATTAAAAGACATAAAAAAAGAATACAAAGAAATTTTCTTTTTAAAGTATTACTATGATTTTTCATATGAAGAAATTGCAACTATTTTGGATATTCAAGTAGACAGTGTAAAGCAAAAATTATATCGTGCACGTAAATTTATTCACTCAAAAATAGGAGGACAACATTGATGGAATCTTCGTTAAATGATGCTTTAAAAAAGGCTAAACGAAAACATCTACTAAAAATTATCATCACTTCAATTATTGTAGTACTAATTCTCTTACCTATCTTTTATAAAACAGGTAACTACTTTGCAGCGAAAAGCTCTACAAGACTTCACGGAAAGCTTTTTTTACATAATGCCATTGCTGAACCTAATATTCATATCGACTCTCAAGTAACAAGTAATTCATCGATGTTTGGGGGTAACATTATTACAAACCGTTCTAAGAATATTAATGGTTATGTAGTTCAATGGAGCACTCTTACAAGTTCATATGATTGGTTTCGAGTCAATATTGACACGAACGAGTTAGTACCAGGATTTCATTGGTCTGATACAGAGTTCTATGAGTATGATAAACAGACAAAGAGTAAATCAGCAACATTTTATCATCCATCCATAAAAAAATACTATAATGGTGTACAAAATGAATTAGGGGAAATTTCGGAAATGGAGAACCACGTTGCAGAAGTTGCCATTTCCTTTGATAAACCATACACGTTACAGGAAATACAAGCAAAAATCCCTGATAATTTAAACATCGTATGGTTGTATATGGCTTCTCCAATTAGGGATGAAAGCAAGGGGCCAGCTGGTATGCCAGTTTATGGGTTTGAACTTTCCGACAACCCTAAAGAATTATATTCAAGCTTTGTCGATAGTCTTAAAGAGTATGATTCAAAGGGGAATGATGAAACAATTCAAGAATTTTTAAAGGTAAATAAAAATAAGCAGTTCGGTGAAGTGAAAATTTTAGGGGTAATGCTCACTGGAAAAACAAACAATTTCAAAGCCTTAGAGAATCAAGATTTTATCCGCGGTGCTTCAGTAGGTGCCACTGCACAAATCGTTCCTTATATTAAACCTGAAAAATAATATGCAAGAGATACAATAAAAATTATGTTCTTAATTAACTAAATGGAGAAAGTTTAAGCTTAAGACTGATAATTAGCAGTTTTTTTTGTTATGAAGCTAACGGTACAGTATTCTTGGAAAGAGTGCTAATGAGATTTGATCTAATACATAGAAAACACAGTTTGTGAATAGATGTACTTAAACTAACGGGTGCGTTAGTTGCATAAGGAACACAAAATGATTAATCTTTTTTATAAAAAATAATCCAATTAAATAGTATAAGGGCATGTTTTGATTAATCTTTTTTCAAAACATGCTCTTTCTATTTATTCATTTATCAAGGTTTCTTGGAATAATTTGATCAAACTTTGTTTCAACTCTACATATAATGTTCACCATACAAACTCAGGATTAAATTCCTCTGGATCCATCGTTGCTTTTATATAGGTAACTGGGTTCTCGTTAGGCATCGTGATAGTTAATTCGTTTTCTTCTTTATTTAACTCTAAAGTGAAAAATGAATTCCTGTTTGATCCTTCTTTACTAGTCATTATGGCAGTTATTTTATTGTCCGTTGATTCTGCTAGTTTGAAATATTTTCTATCCTTTTTTTCGTTTTTCTTCACGATATTTTCCAATATATTTCCTTCAGTATCGGATAATGAAATCATTATGTATGACTTATCTGTTATCCAGCCACCATATATAGGATGATACTTGGCTGCTTCAGGAAGATTGTTAGTTCTTGTAGGTTCTGCCTTACTTATCCCTTCTTGGTTATTTACCTTTTCAGGATTAGTGACTTGTTCGTTGTCACAAGCAGCAAGACTACCTAAAAGCAGGAGTCCTACAGTGAATTTTTTTATAAACACGAGCGAGTCCTCCTAAAAATTTTTTAGATAACGAAAAAATAACTCCCTTATATAATTATGGTTTTTTTCCTTTTTTTTCAACTGTTATTTACTTAATAAGCTGGTTACATACCAGTTTTTTCATTTTTATAGTTCTATTCATCTCTTCTTCATACCCATTAAAGCCGTTTTCTTATGGCACTAACGGGGCAGTTTAGTTCATTAAGAAAAATGGGTTTTTGTGGTAAAATAAGTTTAATTATTTTTCACTAAGGAGTCTACCCTCTATATGAAATTAGATGATAAAAAGAAAAAGGTACAAATGAAATATAGAATGAAAATGATGCAAAAGAAAGAAGATGGTGAAAATAACAGTAAAAAAGTGTTTGTTATTTCTGCTATCTTATTTTTGTTAATTCTGTTGTCATACTGGGGACGATTTATTTCAATCTGAAATCCCTAAATAAATTAGGAGTTGTTTATATGTTTGATGTTGCACTGTTATTTATTATTGCTTTTGCTGGAGGAATTATTGCTATTATTGGTTTCTTCGTTATATTAGGTCGAAGGATTTCAGAACCGAAGAAAGCACTTCAACAAAGAATAGATAAACTAGAAGAAGAGGTTCAAATATTGAAAAATCACAAATAATAAACTAGCTTTAATGAACTAACGGGTGCGTTAGTTGATGAAGGAACACAAAAATGACCAATCTTTTTTATAAAAGAATAGTCCAATTAAATAGTATAAGGGCATGTTTTGATTCATCTTTTTTCAAAACATGCCCTTTCTATTTATTCATTCACCTTATTAATATACATTTTTTTCTAAATGAACACTTGAATATTTAATTCACATCTATTAAACTAGTGGTTAGTTGTTAAAAAACACCAGCTAAGGAAAAAATTAGTTGTTCTCTATTTGAAAAACACTGAATTTGATCCTTTTTGGCGAAAGAATTACATATCTAATAAATAGTATATTGGAGGTTTTTGTTCTTACCAAATTATTATCATGAAAACAAAAAAGCTGAGGGAGATTAGAGAATGAGAATACAAAAAAAGATAATAGGTATATGCGGAGCTGTAGGATTATTATTTGGGGGGACAACAACATTTGCTGCCACTTCTACGAATACTCCTCAAGTTGTTAAACATGAGAAAAAGGTAGAAGGAAACATACAAGAGGAGATAATAAAAGTAGATAGTAGCGAAGTTAAAAAAAGGGAAATCCTTACTTATTTTAATAATAACAAACCAAAGAAGTATAAAGAAAATGAGGTTATCGTAAAATTTAAAAAGAATTACTCCATAAAAAGTCTAGGATCCCTGAGCACTACTTTAGGTTTAACAAATGCAAAAGAATTGAATAAAGAAGGAACACATGTAATGAAATTTTCCAAAAATAAAAAGATGGCAGATGTGTTAAAAGAACTTAACGCTTCTTCTAATGTTGAGTATGTAGAGCCAAACTATGTATATCAACCGACAGCAGTTACAGATCCCCTATATAGCGAACTATGGGGACTTAAAAATACTGGACAGGAAATATTAGGACAAGTTGGTAAAAAAGGTATTGATATAAATGCGGAAGCAGCATGGGCTAATACAAAGGGCAGTTCCTCTCTTGTTATTGGAGTGATTGATACAGGAATCGAAATTAATCACCCAGAATTAAAAGATAAAATTTGGGTAAACACTGAAGAAATACCTAACGATGGAATCGATAATGATAAAAATGGATATATAGACGATGTAAACGGCTGGAATTTTTATGATAAAAATAATAGATTGTTCATTCGAGGAGAGGAAGACTTCCACGGAACTCATGTTGCAGGAACAATAGCTGCAAAAGCAAATAAAATTGGAGTTACCGGTATTGCTCCAAATGTGAAAATTATGCCTCTCAAGTTTCTCGGACCATATGGAGGGTACGAATCTGATGCGATTGTTGCCATTGAATATGCTAAGGCAAAAGGTGTAAAGATTTTGAATAACTCATGGGGTGGAGGAGAAAATTCACAAGCATTAAAGGATGCTATTAAAAACTCAGGCACCTTATTTATAGCTGCGGCAGGTAACTTTGCAGAGAACTCGGATACAAGTCCAATGTATCCTGCTGCTTATGATTTGCCTAACATTCTTTCTGTAGCCTCTATTAACAATACAGGAAATCTTTCAGGTTTTTCTAACTACGGTGCAAAAAGCGTAGATGTCGCTGCTCCTGGTGAAAGTATTTTAAGTACAACCCCAAGTGTGGAAGGCGACTATTCTACGGCTTATGAATATCTTGATGGAACATCCATGGCTACCCCGCATGTTACAGGAGTAGCAGCGTTAGTAAAAAGCGCACGTTCATCATATACTCCCGTTCAAATCAAGGATGCTATCTTGAGAACCACTACAAAGCTGTCTTCATTAACAGGAAAAGTTGGTACGGGAGGACTTGTGAATGCAGGGAAAGCTGTTAATTTCGAGGTAGATTCTGATATTCCTGGTATTACTTGGAAGGGAGGGAGTATCAGTACTTCACTTGATGCAAGTAAAGATAAAAATGATGTTTATTCTATTAAACTATTAAAAGGGGAAAAGGTGAAGGCTACACTAACTGGTGATTCCGGGACGGACTTTGATTTATATTTGTATAACGACACTACAAAGACTGTAAATTCGAGCAACGGCATTGTAGCACATTCAGAAATTACAAATTCATCCAAGGAGTCCTTTACTTTTACAGCTCCTAAAACAGGCACATATTATTTGAATGCCCACGCATTTAGTGGAGCTGGAAAATACACTCTTTCTGTTACAGAAGGCATTGGAGCAGGAACATATGAAAATACAAGTAAATATTTTGGATATGAAGGAACATGGAATAAAATATCCGATGGAAGTGCGTCGGCAAGCTCATACACAAGTACAAACCAAACCGGTTCAACTGTGAAAATTGTGTTTAATGGTACAGGAATATCCTATAAAGCTATAAAAAATGACAAACAAGGAATTGTAAAAGTGACATTGGACGGAAAATCAGCAAATTATAGCTTGCATGCTGCTACTCCTAAGTATAAAGAAGAAATCTTCAGTAAAACAGGACTAACTGCAGGTAAGCACGTATTATCTATTGAATGGACTGGTCAGGCAGATCCTGTTGCCCGTAAAACTTCTACGGAGGTGAATGTTGATTCCATCTTAGTTTTAAAATAGTTGTTATATATATGTATACCTTTAGCTTCATCCATAAAGAGGATGAAGTTAAGGGTTTTTGTGGTCGGGATATTGGGGGAAAGGTTCCCATAATCCTATCTTTAATAGCTATGTATTTCTTAATTAATCATTAGCCTGGTTAAATCCTTCCATATATCTAGTAAAAATGAAAAATCTATGTTTTCATAAGTTAAAATGAATGCCTAAAAGTTAGAAATGTATGATTTTGTGAAATTATCGTACATTCAAATCATTGGTACATAAGGGTTTGAAGAAGGGGAGGTCGATGATGATGACACAACAAAAAAATGTGCAGCCGATCCGGGATCAGCAGCAGTTAGAAGATATGAAATGGGCGCTGAAGCGCCATTGTTCGGAGCGCGATTACATCCTTTTGTTGTAGGCTGTGAGACCGGCCTACGTGTTGGGCACCTACTCAAGCTCACCACGAAGCAGATCCTGGACCTTAAAGGCAAACAAAACAAGATTCTTCGGGTCAAGGAAGGCAAAACGCAAAAAATCCGCGACATGTATATCGCGAATTGCTTTGAAGAGGTCTTTGAGTAAGCCCAAAGCGTCCCG
The DNA window shown above is from Peribacillus sp. FSL P2-0133 and carries:
- a CDS encoding S8 family serine peptidase, translated to MRIQKKIIGICGAVGLLFGGTTTFAATSTNTPQVVKHEKKVEGNIQEEIIKVDSSEVKKREILTYFNNNKPKKYKENEVIVKFKKNYSIKSLGSLSTTLGLTNAKELNKEGTHVMKFSKNKKMADVLKELNASSNVEYVEPNYVYQPTAVTDPLYSELWGLKNTGQEILGQVGKKGIDINAEAAWANTKGSSSLVIGVIDTGIEINHPELKDKIWVNTEEIPNDGIDNDKNGYIDDVNGWNFYDKNNRLFIRGEEDFHGTHVAGTIAAKANKIGVTGIAPNVKIMPLKFLGPYGGYESDAIVAIEYAKAKGVKILNNSWGGGENSQALKDAIKNSGTLFIAAAGNFAENSDTSPMYPAAYDLPNILSVASINNTGNLSGFSNYGAKSVDVAAPGESILSTTPSVEGDYSTAYEYLDGTSMATPHVTGVAALVKSARSSYTPVQIKDAILRTTTKLSSLTGKVGTGGLVNAGKAVNFEVDSDIPGITWKGGSISTSLDASKDKNDVYSIKLLKGEKVKATLTGDSGTDFDLYLYNDTTKTVNSSNGIVAHSEITNSSKESFTFTAPKTGTYYLNAHAFSGAGKYTLSVTEGIGAGTYENTSKYFGYEGTWNKISDGSASASSYTSTNQTGSTVKIVFNGTGISYKAIKNDKQGIVKVTLDGKSANYSLHAATPKYKEEIFSKTGLTAGKHVLSIEWTGQADPVARKTSTEVNVDSILVLK
- a CDS encoding sigma factor regulator N-terminal domain-containing protein, whose translation is MESSLNDALKKAKRKHLLKIIITSIIVVLILLPIFYKTGNYFAAKSSTRLHGKLFLHNAIAEPNIHIDSQVTSNSSMFGGNIITNRSKNINGYVVQWSTLTSSYDWFRVNIDTNELVPGFHWSDTEFYEYDKQTKSKSATFYHPSIKKYYNGVQNELGEISEMENHVAEVAISFDKPYTLQEIQAKIPDNLNIVWLYMASPIRDESKGPAGMPVYGFELSDNPKELYSSFVDSLKEYDSKGNDETIQEFLKVNKNKQFGEVKILGVMLTGKTNNFKALENQDFIRGASVGATAQIVPYIKPEK
- a CDS encoding RNA polymerase sigma factor gives rise to the protein MKKENVLTSFLINLGEEVFKLLLARGAKKEDAEDIIQNTYYKIYTLLDKLTESNIRPWFFRVSLNQYIDLKRKKEQQNIYLTEEIYSKLSHIDCDFDTVLNKDEIFYLLKDIKKEYKEIFFLKYYYDFSYEEIATILDIQVDSVKQKLYRARKFIHSKIGGQH